The segment ACAACACCCGGTGCTAAAGAAATTGCGATCGCAGATTCAGTCCAAGGCATTTACAAAAAACTGGTACTGAACGAAAATGGCACCCTTCTTTTAGGCGGAATTCTGATCGGCGATGCTTCCGCTTACGGCACCCTGCTGCAATTTGTCCAAAATAACATAACTCTGCCACCCCATCCAGAAGACTTGCTAATGCCACCCCGCGAAGGCAAACCAGCAGTCGCCGCGATGGGAGTAAACAGCTTGCCGGATACCGCCCAAATTTGTTCTTGTAATAATGTCAGTAAAGGAGATATTTGTAACGCTATCCGGGAAAACAATCTCACCGATATTGGTAGCGTCAAAAAATGTACCAAAGCCGGAACAGGTTGCGGTGGATGCGTACCGCTGGTAACGGATATTCTCAAGTCTGAGATGAAGAAAGCCGGGTTAGTGGTGAAAAATCATCTCTGCGAACACTTCCCTTATTCCCGTCAAGAACTTTATCATTTGTTGCGATTCCACGAAATCAAGACTTTTGACGATTTAATCCAACAACACGGCAAAGGTTTGGGTTGCGAAATTTGTAAACCCGCCGTCGCCTCCATGCTTGCTTCTACTTGGAACGATCATGTTTTAGCACCCACCCATGTCAGTTTGCAGGATACAAATGATTACTACTTAGCTAACATTCAACGGGATGGCACATACTCGGTAGTTCCAAGGGTTCCCGGTGGAGAAATAACGCCAGAAAAACTAATTGTTTTGGGAGAAGTTGCTCAAGAATTTGGTCTTTACACCAAAATTACCGGCGGACAGCGCATCGATTTGTTTGGCGCTAGGGTGGATCAATTGCCATTAATTTGGAAGAAATTAGTAGATGCCGGATTTGAATCAGGACACGCTTACGGTAAAGCTTTGCGAACAGTAAAGTCTTGCGTAGGTAGCACTTGGTGTCGCTTTGGCGTCCAAGATTCTACGAGTTTAGCAATAGAAGTAGAACTGCGTTATCGCGGTTTGAGGTCTCCCCACAAACTCAAGTCTGCTGTCTCTGGTTGCACTCGCGAATGTGCCGAAGCGCAAAGCAAAGATTTTGGGATCATTGCTACTGAAAAAGGTTGGAATTTGTATGTCTGCGGTAATGGTGGTATGAAGCCGCAACACGCGATCCTACTAGCATCAGATATTGACAAAGAAACCTTGATAAAATATGTGGATAGGTTCTTAGTTTTCTACATTCGCACGGCTGACAGATTGGAACGCACTGCAACTTGGTTCAACAAGCTTGAAGGTGGAATCGAATACCTGAAACAGGTGATTGTTGAAGATTCTTTGGGCATTGGTGCAGAATTAGAAGCACAAATGGAACACCTTGTCAAGACCTATCAATGCGAATGGAAAACCACAATTGAAGACGCGGAAAAAGTTCAGCGCTTCCGTCATTTCGTGAATTCAGATGAGTCCGATCCTAGTCTTGTATATGTAGAAGAACGCGGTCAAAAACGTCCTGCGACTGAAGACGAAAAAGTTCTAATTGGTAGTTCAAAATAGTCTGATAGATCTACTACCAAATTAGGAGAAATTGATGGCGATTTATCTCGATTCGGCAATTATCGCTGAAGCCAAAACTGCAAAAGAGTTGGGCTGGGTAAAGGGGATTACCACTAACCCAACTCTTTTATCCAAAACCGATTTACCAGTAGAGACGACTCTCAAAAAATTAGCTGAATTGACCAATGGCCCGGTATTCTACCAGCTAATTTCGTCTGAACTGGATGAAATGGTTAAGGAAGGCAGAAAAGCTTTTGAGATTATCGGTCATCAAACTGTGCTGAAAATTCCGGCAACCATTGTTGGCTTTCAAGCTGTGACGCGCCTGTCGCCAGAAATAATCTGTTCTGTAACGGCAATTTATAGCGCTGCACAAGCTGCTGTGGCAAGAGAGGCGGGTGCAAAATACGCGATCGCTTACGTGAACCGCGCCACCAAGCTATTAGGCGATGGAGTGGCGCTGGTGCGAGAAATGGCAAGGGTTCTCGCAGGCAGTAGTACGGACATTCTAGCCGCCAGTATTAAATCGCCAGAAGAAGCCGCCGCATCCCTGCAAGCGGGTGCCCATCATCTCACGCTTCCCTTGAATATGTTGCAGGCTATGGCGACTAATGAACTTTCGCTGCAAACCGTTGATGAATTCGCCAAAAACGGATGCGGCATTGCTAATAGTCATTAGCACAATAAACGACTAACAAATTAGGAGAAAGAAAATGGTTCAAGCATTACCAGTTCGCGATATAATTACAACATGGGTAAATGTCTGTCCGCTGGCAGCGATCGCACCCAATACCGGAGTTTGTGCCTTGGTTGCAGGTCAACAGGTAGCAGTTTTCCGAGTTGGACAAGCAACCGATGTTTACGCCATAAGTAACTACGACCCTTTCAGCAAAGCGTTTGTTTTATCCAGAGGAATTGTGGGCGATCGCAATGGCATCCCCAAAGTCGCATCCCCAATTTACAAGCAAAACTTCAATCTGCTTACTGGACAGAGTTTCGATGATGAAAACGTGAAAATACCTACATACCAAGTTAGAGTCGTTAGCGATCGGGTACAGATAGCCATTGGCGAAGTTTTGTAAACAGGACTTACGCAAAAACCTTGGTTTTGCCCCCCTAGCCCCCCAAATCTGGGGGGCGGCCTAAGTTTTGTAAAGTTCCTTGTAGAAGGCTGGCGGTTGTAGGGATTGCCGCCAGAAGTGTTCATCCACACACCCAATGTGTTATTTGCCAACTGCCGATCTAAAGGGCGGTTGGCAATTTTATTTTTCGGTTTACAATTCTTTAGGTACTCTGTTACATCCCAAATCCATGTCTGACGCCCTATCCCCTGAAATCAGCGATCGCATCTGCGCCCACATGAACGAAGATCATGGCGACGCCGTACTTCTGTACGCCCAAACTTTCGGCAGTTTAACTAATGCAACGGCAGCAGAAATGCTTTCTATAGATACTGAGGGCATGAATTTATCCGCACAAATCAATGATACTGCCGTCCCAGTCCGAATTCAGTTTGACCGCGTTCTCAAAGATTCCGAAGATGCTCACCATACTCTTATTGCAATGGTGAAACAAGCGCGTGAGCCCCATTGAGAATTTAGTAGCTGGAGTGCGATCGCAAAAACTCCGTTGGCTTTATCTCTCTAAAGAATCAACCGCAGTAGTCAGTCTATCCACACCTGCCCGCACAATCATTGATACCTGACTCAGAGGCATGAGCTGGATTTTTGTCAGAATCTGGTTCAAATCTGAGGGGTCTGACAGTGGTTTACCCTCCAAACATCTTAGGAGATCTTCTAGTGTGTAGCCCGATCTCGCTGCAATCTTAGCCAAATTTTCGGTATCGGGAATGGTATCACCCTTTTCCCACAACTGAACAGCCGTAGCAGAAACTCCCAAGACCTTGCCAAACGCTCGCTGACTCATTGAGCCACGAGCCGTTTTGATGATTTCAATAAGTTTCTCTTTACCTTCGATGTTCACCACTGGAGGACTACTCCACCGCATCTACAAGTCAACGGGTCAATTCTTACATCATTATTATTTATACCTTGACAATTTAACTTTACAGTTGCGCTAACAAGACATTTAATGTATAATTGCATATATAAATGTAATACAGGACAAGACTGGCAAGTTAACCCAAAACAGATGGAATCGATCGGGTTGCACGGTCACTTATATAGCATTTGCTCAAAACAGCATACCATGAAAACACGCAAAACCCGCCCGAAAGGCCAAAGCCTCACTGCGGCTAGCAAAATCC is part of the Argonema galeatum A003/A1 genome and harbors:
- the nirB gene encoding nitrite reductase large subunit NirB, with the translated sequence MTAKKNLIVIGNGMVGHKFLELAIAKNATQNWNLITFCEEPRVAYDRVNLSGFFSGKTAADLSLVEPGLYQENGIQIHIGDKAVAINRAEKTVTSANGLTVPYDKIVLATGSYPFVPPIKGNDATGTFVYRTIEDLEAMSGYAKNCKVGVVVGGGLLGLEAANAIQNMGLKTHVVEFAPRLMPVQIDETGGNVLRDKIEQLGVSVHINKSTTEIVRENGKVAKMLFADGTELETDMIVFSAGIRPRDQLARFSGITVGERGGIIINDNCQTSDPDIYAIGECALYQNRIYGLVAPGYTMAGVVADNIFNNITTSSFTGADMSTKLKLLGVDVASFGDAFATTPGAKEIAIADSVQGIYKKLVLNENGTLLLGGILIGDASAYGTLLQFVQNNITLPPHPEDLLMPPREGKPAVAAMGVNSLPDTAQICSCNNVSKGDICNAIRENNLTDIGSVKKCTKAGTGCGGCVPLVTDILKSEMKKAGLVVKNHLCEHFPYSRQELYHLLRFHEIKTFDDLIQQHGKGLGCEICKPAVASMLASTWNDHVLAPTHVSLQDTNDYYLANIQRDGTYSVVPRVPGGEITPEKLIVLGEVAQEFGLYTKITGGQRIDLFGARVDQLPLIWKKLVDAGFESGHAYGKALRTVKSCVGSTWCRFGVQDSTSLAIEVELRYRGLRSPHKLKSAVSGCTRECAEAQSKDFGIIATEKGWNLYVCGNGGMKPQHAILLASDIDKETLIKYVDRFLVFYIRTADRLERTATWFNKLEGGIEYLKQVIVEDSLGIGAELEAQMEHLVKTYQCEWKTTIEDAEKVQRFRHFVNSDESDPSLVYVEERGQKRPATEDEKVLIGSSK
- a CDS encoding transaldolase family protein, with product MAIYLDSAIIAEAKTAKELGWVKGITTNPTLLSKTDLPVETTLKKLAELTNGPVFYQLISSELDEMVKEGRKAFEIIGHQTVLKIPATIVGFQAVTRLSPEIICSVTAIYSAAQAAVAREAGAKYAIAYVNRATKLLGDGVALVREMARVLAGSSTDILAASIKSPEEAAASLQAGAHHLTLPLNMLQAMATNELSLQTVDEFAKNGCGIANSH
- the nirD gene encoding nitrite reductase small subunit NirD: MVQALPVRDIITTWVNVCPLAAIAPNTGVCALVAGQQVAVFRVGQATDVYAISNYDPFSKAFVLSRGIVGDRNGIPKVASPIYKQNFNLLTGQSFDDENVKIPTYQVRVVSDRVQIAIGEVL
- a CDS encoding DUF2470 domain-containing protein, which gives rise to MPTADLKGGWQFYFSVYNSLGTLLHPKSMSDALSPEISDRICAHMNEDHGDAVLLYAQTFGSLTNATAAEMLSIDTEGMNLSAQINDTAVPVRIQFDRVLKDSEDAHHTLIAMVKQAREPH
- a CDS encoding helix-turn-helix domain-containing protein, which produces MVNIEGKEKLIEIIKTARGSMSQRAFGKVLGVSATAVQLWEKGDTIPDTENLAKIAARSGYTLEDLLRCLEGKPLSDPSDLNQILTKIQLMPLSQVSMIVRAGVDRLTTAVDSLER